A genomic segment from Melanotaenia boesemani isolate fMelBoe1 chromosome 9, fMelBoe1.pri, whole genome shotgun sequence encodes:
- the irf2bp1 gene encoding interferon regulatory factor 2-binding protein 1, whose translation MSSPSSSRRQWCYLCDLPKMPWAVVWDFSEVVCRGCVNYEGANQIEFLIANARQLKRTHGMQDGNVRSPGPVPNKHGTSSRGEAAADGGRPHNDRFERGGRGDGTGSTIRVPPNGLHRDGQPPQEINRQSPSGNRRPMLSAAIPPSLVTQSIAGIPHGLLAGMPAGLTARTAPMSSPMIFPAPVLAEMRRTHLGIGMGISPFIAPELERELSSSQNQAKTQTQSHTAVAGSSASKSTSLSSSSFSMAGGVSQTSPKPASSPARQPRPLTARSGGEPLGSSTSAEAATTAAALPNSGASELGSASATNNHSSGNTLSCTLCHERLEDTHFVQCPSVPGHRFCFPCTRIYIQTRRGDGEVYCPSGERCPLDNSPNSPPWAFMQGEVSTILGTGGAGAGSASSAASGASAGPGAPAASGSGSGSAAASGAGSGDVTVKKERET comes from the exons ATGTCGTCCCCGTCTTCTTCCAGGCGCCAGTGGTGTTATTTGTGCGACCTGCCAAAGATGCCATGGGCCGTGGTGTGGGACTTCAGCGAAGTTGTCTGTCGTGGTTGTGTAAACTACGAGGGAGCTAATCAGATAGAATTCCTAATAGCGAACGCCCGACAACTGAAGCGGACTCACGGCATGCAAGACGGTAACGTCAGGTCACCTGGTCCCGTGCCGAATAAACACGGCACATCATCCAGAGGAGAGGCGGCAGCAGACGGAGGCAGGCCACATAACGACCGCTTTgagaggggaggaagaggagatggTACCGGGTCAACTATACGCGTGCCGCCCAACGGACTGCACCGTGACGGCCAACCGCCTCAAGAAATTAACCGTCAGAGCCCCAGTGGCAACCGGAGACCAATGCTCAGCGCTGCCATCCCTCCGAGTTTAGTAACTCAGAGCATTGCAGGGATTCCTCACGGGCTTCTTGCGGGCATGCCGGCGGGTCTGACCGCCAGGACAGCACCTATGAGCAGCCCCATGATCTTCCCTGCTCCGGTGCTTGCTGAGATGAGACGCACACATCTCGGAATTGGAATGGGAATATCTCCCTTTATTGCCCCGGAGCTGGAGCGCGAGCTCAGTTCCTCTCAGAACCAGGCCAAGACGCAGACACAGTCCCACACCGCTGTGGCCGGCAGCAGTGCCAGCAAAAGTACAAGCCTGTCTTCATCATCTTTCTCCATGGCTGGAGGTGTTAGCCAGACAAGTCCCAAGCCAGCTTCATCTCCAGCTAGGCAGCCACGCCCCCTAACTGCGCGGTCTGGAGGGGAGCCTCTGGGATCCAGCACCTCAGCAGAAGCAGCCACCACTGCTGCAGCATTACCCAACAGCGGGGCCTCAGAGCTGGGCTCAGCATCCGCCACCAACAACCATTCGAGTGGAAACACCCTGTCCTGCACCTTGTGTCATGAGAGACTTGAAGATACACACTTTGTTCAGTGTCCTTCTGTGCCAGGGCatag GTTCTGCTTCCCATGCACCAGAATTTACATCCAGACTCGCCGGGGTGATGGGGAAGTGTACTGCCCCAGTGGAGAACGCTGTCCGTTGGATAACTCCCCCAACAGTCCCCCGTGGGCTTTCATGCAGGGAGAGGTCTCCACCATCCTGGGCACCGGTGGAGCAGGAGCAGGATCTGCATCATCTGCTGCATCTGGAGCCAGTGCCGGGCCAGGAGCTCCGGCAGCATCTGGATCAGGGAGCGGATCAGCTGCAGCGTCTGGAGCTGGAAGTGGAGATGTAACTGTCAAGAAGGAGAGAGAGACGTGA
- the polr1g gene encoding CD3e molecule, epsilon associated protein produces the protein MPKDISSSSSEDEVESPTTEPVAPVRETEKITKYECPADFVSFCHVPCRNTLAERLKKNKNELWLIKAPASFNPECFSGIKVPLSGLQTLKVPTSAAPESGQKIYSILASDHATPELRLLTSSKQASNAVAFGPAFTGLLNICESYGDSSTNQAPQVIPAAPAPAIPTGLKQRFHPFGSKTPTLTFVAENEADGAAFGPSSTTLRPLVVKQFVEEAEEEGRKRKKKKKEKRIKSEVMEEVVAVKQEPDDEIQEEAMMELPFQEGDQLVEKRKKKKKKKDREQEEVEGGLEPNVKVKVEEVSVKSEPMDSWLGDAAESKKKKKKKKSRNDDD, from the exons atgcCAAAAGACATATCATCGTCTTCAAGCGAAGACGAAGTGGAGAGTCCTACCACGGAACCAGTAGCACCAGTAAGAGAAACAG AGAAGATAACAAAGTACGAGTGTCCTGCTGATTTTGTGTCTTTCTGCCACGTACCCTGCAGAAACACTCTGGCAGAGCggttaaagaaaaataagaatgagTTATGGCTCATTAAAGCTCCTGCCAGCTTTAACCCAGAATG TTTCAGTGGCATCAAGGTCCCTCTCTCAGGTCTTCAGACCCTGAAGGTTCCCACCTCTGCAGCTCCTGAGAGCGGCCAAAAGATCTACAGCATCTTGGCGTCTGACCACGCCACCCCAGAGCTTCGCTTACTCACCAGCAGCAAGCAGGCGTCCAACGCTGTGGCTTTCGGTCCCGCTTTCACAGGTCTGCTCAACATATGTGAGAGTTACGGAGACAGCAGCACCAACCAAGCACCTCAGGTCATCCCCGCCGCTCCCGCGCCCGCAATACCTACCGGGCTCAAACAGCGGTTCCACCCCTTCGGCAGCAAGACCCCCACGCTGACCTTTGTGGCAGAGAACGAGGCGGATGGAGCCGCCTTTGGGCCCTCGTCTACAACTCTCCGCCCGCTGGTGGTGAAGCAATTCGTCGAGGAAGCGGAGGAGGAGGGcaggaaaaggaagaagaaaaagaaagaaaagcggATAAAGTCAGAGGTGATGGAAGAAGTGGTGGCGGTGAAACAGGAACCTGACGATGAAATTCAGGAAGAGGCAATGATGGAGCTGCCCTTCCAGGAGGGGGATCAGCTGgtggagaagaggaagaagaagaagaaaaaaaaggacagggagcaagaggaggtggagggaggaCTGGAGCCAAATGTGAAGGTGAAGGTGGAAGAAGTTTCTGTAAAATCTGAACCAATGGACTCTTGGCTGGGAGATGCAGCCGagtcaaagaagaagaaaaagaagaagaaaagcagaaatgatgATGACTAA